One Polypterus senegalus isolate Bchr_013 chromosome 10, ASM1683550v1, whole genome shotgun sequence DNA segment encodes these proteins:
- the cd99l2 gene encoding CD99 antigen-like protein 2, whose product MASTTAWLLLAGLSVLVLKADISEAFDLEDVFNFKEKKLGISNQDGILGLGEVEKKNTKEQGWITLRKKLLMRKRRADGDFNLEDALDEFNDEDKMTTTTKAPVKTITKASTTTTTTTRSTTTKATITKKPSYPKPKPDEFDLEDALDKKNDRTDEKNGGGGNAGGKSFSDDDLMGVVDSGYSPDNPRSKGNTDDRDTTVNIQETTTIAGIASALAMALIGAVTSYISYQQKKFCFSIQQGLNAQQVKGENLEAGMAEDQHAQQNLLQSPSEPPVKV is encoded by the exons ATGGCTTCAACAACGGCGTGGCTGCTGCTGGCAGGGCTGTCCGTACTAGTGCTTAAAG cTGATATTTCAGAAGCATTTGACCTTGaagatgtatttaattttaaagagaagaaacttggaataagcaaTCAAG ATGGCATTCTTGGTTTGGGTGAGGttgagaaaaaaaacaccaaggaACAAGGGTGGATCACACTTAGAAAGAAGCTGTTGATGAGGAAACGTAGAGCAG atgGTGACTTTAACCTGGAAGATGCTCTTGATGAATTTAATGATGAAG ATAAGATGACAACTACAACAAAGGCCCCAGTCAAAACTATAACAAAAGCTTCAACAACAACTACTACCACAACTAGATCTACCACAACCAAAGCTACCATAACCAAAAAGCCATCATATCCTAAGCCAAAGCCTG ATGAGTTTGATCTTGAAGATGCTCTTGATAAGAAAAATGACAGGACCGATGAGaaaaatggtggtggtggtaaTGCTGGTG GTAAATCCTTTTCAGATGATGACCTTATGGGAGTTGTTGATTCAGGATACTCGCCAG ATAACCCAAGAAGCAAAGGGAATACAGATGACAGAGACACAACAGTTAATATACAAGAAACTACAACCATTGCTGGGATTGCAAGTGCTCTTGCCATGGCACTCATTGGGGCAGTAACAAGCTACATCTCTTATCAGCAGAAGAAATTCTGTTTTAGTATACAAC AAGGTTTAAATGCCCAGCAAGTAAAGGGAGAAAATTTAGAAGCAGGCATGGCTGAAGATCAACATG CTCAACAAAACCTTCTTCAGTCCCCATCAGAGCCACCTGTAAAGGTCTAA